A genome region from Alphaproteobacteria bacterium includes the following:
- a CDS encoding bifunctional (p)ppGpp synthetase/guanosine-3',5'-bis(diphosphate) 3'-pyrophosphohydrolase: MTEVSQKLTRALLFAAKKHTDQRRKGERAEPYVNHLIEVADLVAQFTDGKDADALCAAVLHDTIEDTDTKYAELVKEFGQNVADIVQECTDDKSLPKAERKRLQVEHAPHKSDAAKLVKTADKISNLRAILDSPPPDWSLARKQEYFSWAKNVVDGLRGVNAGLEGEFDKVYAKGAQKFGMKP; the protein is encoded by the coding sequence ATGACCGAAGTTTCGCAGAAACTGACGCGCGCATTGTTGTTTGCCGCCAAAAAACACACCGACCAGCGCCGCAAGGGCGAACGCGCCGAGCCCTATGTCAACCACCTGATCGAGGTTGCCGACCTTGTCGCGCAATTCACCGACGGCAAGGACGCCGATGCGCTCTGCGCCGCCGTGCTGCATGACACGATCGAGGACACCGATACGAAATACGCGGAACTGGTGAAGGAATTCGGCCAGAACGTCGCTGATATCGTGCAGGAATGTACGGATGACAAATCATTGCCGAAGGCGGAGCGCAAGCGTTTGCAGGTCGAACACGCGCCGCATAAATCGGACGCGGCGAAGCTGGTAAAGACCGCCGACAAAATCTCCAACCTCCGCGCCATCCTCGACTCCCCGCCGCCCGACTGGAGCCTCGCGCGCAAGCAGGAATATTTCAGCTGGGCGAAGAACGTGGTCGACGGGTTGCGCGGCGTGAATGCGGGGCTGGAGGGCGAGTTTGATAAGGTCTATGCGAAAGGCGCGCAGAAGTTCGGGATGAAGCCGTAA
- a CDS encoding cation:proton antiporter, with amino-acid sequence MEAFLTYIPNLHPNAMLAFGMLLLLGVTGGLIANRIHLMPTITAFMLLGLLTGPHGLGLITADMLKDAYVIIDIALGLILYKLGNMLHPEAMLRSKRIMLTAILESLLTFAGVTFAVKFLGNSWTVAALIGAIAISSSPAVLVHVAEEMRAKGTVTSLAKSLVAMNNLFSFIVFSAVLPFAMAPETSAASAAVLVPAYRLFGATGVGIFAAWCAVRIARVFREQDEHYRFVVVIGAVMVTLGVCSMLGMSGLFAPLVMGIATRWFESSKSNLSKVGFGEGGDLFFIALFVLAGAKIDLPALMMAGIAPVLLVLIRCATKTAGVFIASRFTTVDNRQAAAASLLIIPMAGMAIGLATTLNKLLPGTGAQVSALVFGMVAVFETIGPFAATRAFTMCGEAGQNRPAEQGENNPG; translated from the coding sequence ATGGAAGCCTTCCTGACCTATATCCCCAATCTGCACCCGAACGCGATGCTGGCCTTTGGCATGCTGCTCCTGCTGGGGGTCACAGGGGGGCTGATTGCGAACCGCATCCACCTGATGCCCACCATCACCGCCTTCATGCTGCTGGGGCTCCTGACGGGTCCGCACGGGCTTGGGCTGATCACCGCCGACATGCTGAAGGACGCGTATGTCATCATCGACATCGCGCTGGGGCTGATCCTTTACAAGCTGGGTAACATGCTGCATCCGGAGGCGATGCTGCGCTCGAAGCGCATCATGCTGACAGCAATACTCGAAAGCCTGCTGACCTTCGCCGGCGTGACGTTCGCGGTTAAATTCCTTGGCAACAGCTGGACGGTTGCGGCCCTGATCGGCGCGATCGCCATTTCGTCGTCCCCCGCCGTGCTGGTCCATGTGGCGGAGGAAATGCGCGCGAAAGGCACGGTCACGTCGCTGGCGAAATCGCTGGTGGCGATGAACAACCTTTTTTCCTTCATCGTGTTTTCCGCCGTGCTGCCCTTTGCGATGGCGCCGGAAACCAGCGCGGCATCGGCTGCGGTCCTGGTGCCGGCCTACCGCCTGTTCGGCGCGACGGGCGTCGGCATTTTCGCTGCCTGGTGCGCCGTGCGCATCGCCCGCGTCTTTCGCGAGCAGGACGAACATTACCGTTTTGTCGTCGTGATCGGCGCGGTCATGGTCACGCTGGGCGTTTGCAGCATGCTGGGCATGTCGGGGCTGTTCGCGCCGCTGGTGATGGGCATCGCCACCCGCTGGTTTGAATCATCCAAATCCAACCTGTCAAAGGTCGGCTTCGGCGAAGGGGGCGACCTGTTCTTCATCGCCCTGTTCGTGCTGGCGGGGGCGAAAATTGACCTGCCTGCGCTGATGATGGCGGGCATCGCGCCCGTGCTGCTGGTGCTGATACGCTGCGCCACGAAAACCGCCGGCGTTTTTATTGCGTCGCGCTTCACGACGGTCGATAACAGGCAGGCGGCGGCGGCATCGCTACTTATCATACCGATGGCCGGCATGGCGATCGGGCTTGCCACGACACTGAACAAGCTGTTGCCCGGCACGGGCGCGCAGGTATCGGCGCTGGTCTTCGGCATGGTCGCGGTTTTCGAAACGATCGGCCCTTTCGCCGCCACACGCGCCTTCACCATGTGCGGCGAAGCGGGACAGAACAGGCCCGCCGAACAGGGCGAGAACAACCCCGGCTGA
- a CDS encoding rhodanese-like domain-containing protein, which translates to MQPIKRDELNRLMSSGEDFALIEALPKSEYDHGHIPGALSMPLETLAAEAPKQLADKSRKIVTYCASADCAASTKAAEILEGLGYTNVSDYVGGKQDWKSAGLRLEGSEVYDENIQGDGLDEGHGEASAVSSRTVEDLESLARDYQKEYRTSSAGGNDTYFNTDHQSGREI; encoded by the coding sequence ATGCAACCCATTAAACGTGACGAGCTGAACAGGCTGATGTCGTCGGGCGAGGATTTCGCCCTTATCGAGGCATTGCCCAAATCCGAATACGACCACGGCCATATCCCGGGCGCGCTGTCGATGCCACTGGAAACGCTGGCCGCCGAAGCGCCCAAGCAGCTGGCCGACAAATCGCGGAAAATTGTCACCTATTGCGCCAGCGCCGATTGCGCGGCATCGACCAAGGCTGCGGAAATCCTCGAAGGCCTCGGTTATACCAACGTGTCCGATTACGTCGGCGGCAAGCAAGACTGGAAATCCGCCGGCCTGCGCCTTGAAGGCTCGGAGGTTTATGACGAAAATATTCAGGGCGACGGCCTTGACGAGGGCCACGGCGAGGCAAGCGCAGTGTCGTCGCGCACGGTCGAAGACCTTGAAAGCCTGGCGCGCGACTATCAGAAGGAATACCGCACCAGCAGTGCAGGCGGTAATGACACCTATTTCAATACAGATCACCAAAGCGGGCGCGAGATTTAA
- a CDS encoding GNAT family N-acetyltransferase, whose amino-acid sequence MQPLDNIIWTALTTRQSHFAMGDGGVKRFVPEVAPFSGFENGEVDHDALAALLGNGVTALFLAEPWQPRKGWEVLAGAPLIRMVCDSGIPDAKESTAEIVKLSAAQSAEMIALTTLARPGPFTSRTHEMGDYFGIYQDSKLVALAGERMKVPGYTEVSAVCTHPDYTGRGYAAAVMTKVMQGIIARGETPFLHSRADNDRAVALYNRLGFQTRWAGHFVVLRRE is encoded by the coding sequence ATGCAACCGCTCGACAACATCATCTGGACCGCGCTTACCACCCGCCAATCCCATTTCGCGATGGGCGACGGCGGGGTGAAGCGTTTCGTGCCCGAAGTCGCGCCCTTCAGCGGGTTTGAAAACGGCGAGGTCGATCATGATGCACTGGCGGCATTGCTGGGCAACGGCGTGACCGCGCTGTTTTTGGCCGAGCCCTGGCAGCCACGCAAGGGCTGGGAAGTGCTGGCGGGTGCGCCGCTGATCCGCATGGTCTGCGACAGCGGCATTCCCGATGCGAAAGAAAGCACGGCGGAAATCGTGAAACTTAGCGCCGCGCAATCGGCGGAGATGATCGCGCTGACGACGCTTGCCCGCCCCGGCCCCTTCACCAGCCGCACGCATGAAATGGGCGATTATTTCGGCATCTATCAGGACAGTAAACTGGTTGCTCTTGCGGGCGAGCGGATGAAGGTGCCGGGATACACCGAAGTCAGCGCCGTCTGCACCCATCCCGATTACACGGGGCGCGGTTATGCGGCGGCGGTGATGACGAAGGTGATGCAGGGGATTATCGCGCGCGGCGAAACGCCCTTCCTGCATTCCCGCGCCGATAACGACCGTGCGGTAGCCCTGTACAACCGCCTTGGCTTCCAGACGCGCTGGGCGGGACATTTTGTCGTGCTGCGCCGCGAGTAG
- a CDS encoding transglycosylase domain-containing protein, with protein MSNEDDKRDPDLTPAGDTPSPDSSLVDPVPAAPLPPAPPSFKSKLLSTGASIVQAGSGALATGASLMSNGAAAVGKKAKEAANAYRAWPRWAQRAAIAGTTTVVLGAGIYAEVKTSYLQSHFFTSVAEGKTFTQMQQTSPTIAPPAAGPYDERMGYTQTLQFRERLTARGFEVQKEGEWADRNIAGLQLFPIYNEKAQAGLRLVDGNAQVMFDARFPRQVYADYDSIPPVLAQSLLFVEDRQLIEKQANTHNNAINWGRFAKAARDQLLKKIHIGGNAPGGSTLATQTEKFRHSPDGITRTGKEKLEQMLTASTRNYSGGRDTREAGQRIVLDYLNSIPLSSFPGAGEITGFGDGMVAWFGADFAEANRLLKKPDSQMDDAELKRAADAYRQALRLVMSVTKPSSYLLKERAELDARVDAYLPLLAEQGIISPRMKDAVMAAHPEFAKPSRAPRVTEEARQKSIEALQVSLLRDLGVKDIYALNRLDITARTTIDARADEAVTKLLHSLSDPEIAAKNGLTGFQLLNPALADQLRYSFTLYEKLPDGTNVLRVQADNFDGALNVNEGTKLELGSTAKLRTLVSYLEAMSELHKKYSGMDAAELQKIHVLRDDNLSRWAIDYMANTATDKSLNAMLEASLDRMYSGGNGERFFTGGGVHTFDNFESSENYKSYNVKDAFHHSVNLSFIRMMKDIVYYTQSQKMDVSADIFDNPDNPQRRKYLEQFVHAEGTTFLWRAWGEQKGKSPDETATLLAAKTKRTGAHLAVVYRSVFPDAPVEKMEAFIRKEGTNIGDNTNFQKLYDDYAPGKFDLNDRGYLTGVHPLALWLGEHRAKSPDSTWSEAVAASADARILTYKWLLKSDKIEAQNTRIRIMLEKEAFVHIHATWKNLGYSFDKMVPSYASALGSSGDTPAALATLSGIIQNGGILKPAEKFEEISFAADTPYALDFLPKHAAGKRVLPEEVTRLVRREMNGVVEEGTARRANKSVVLSDGRILPVGGKTGTGDNRQQTFSRGGGVTSSEAKNRTATFVFAIDDRFYGTVVAYVDGPDAGKHKFTSALAASVFKAAIPGVRPVLDKAYGVDPAKVAAMQPPAPVKQPKPPKPATL; from the coding sequence ATGTCGAATGAAGACGATAAACGCGACCCTGACCTTACCCCTGCAGGCGACACCCCTTCCCCCGATTCAAGCCTTGTTGATCCTGTGCCTGCAGCGCCACTGCCGCCGGCACCGCCGTCATTCAAATCAAAGCTGCTGTCCACCGGCGCGTCCATCGTGCAGGCGGGATCCGGCGCATTGGCGACGGGCGCGTCGCTGATGTCCAATGGCGCAGCGGCTGTGGGCAAGAAGGCGAAGGAAGCCGCAAATGCATATCGCGCATGGCCACGCTGGGCGCAGCGCGCCGCAATTGCGGGCACGACAACTGTGGTGCTGGGCGCGGGCATATATGCCGAAGTCAAAACATCCTATCTGCAATCGCATTTCTTCACGAGCGTGGCAGAGGGAAAAACCTTCACCCAGATGCAGCAGACAAGCCCCACCATCGCGCCGCCCGCCGCAGGGCCGTATGACGAGCGCATGGGTTACACGCAAACGCTGCAATTCCGCGAACGCCTGACCGCGCGCGGGTTCGAGGTGCAGAAAGAAGGCGAATGGGCCGACCGCAATATTGCGGGGCTGCAGCTGTTCCCCATCTATAATGAAAAGGCGCAAGCCGGTTTGAGGCTGGTCGATGGCAATGCACAGGTGATGTTCGACGCGCGCTTCCCGCGCCAGGTCTATGCCGATTACGACAGCATCCCGCCCGTATTGGCGCAGAGCCTGCTGTTCGTCGAAGACCGCCAGCTGATCGAAAAACAGGCAAACACGCATAACAACGCCATCAACTGGGGCCGCTTCGCCAAGGCCGCGCGCGACCAGCTGCTGAAGAAAATACATATCGGCGGCAACGCACCCGGCGGATCGACGCTGGCGACGCAGACCGAAAAATTCCGCCATTCGCCCGACGGTATCACGCGCACGGGCAAGGAAAAGCTGGAGCAGATGCTAACCGCATCGACGCGCAATTATTCCGGCGGGCGCGACACGCGCGAAGCCGGCCAGCGCATCGTGCTGGATTACCTCAATTCGATCCCCCTCTCCTCCTTCCCCGGCGCGGGCGAAATCACTGGTTTTGGTGACGGCATGGTCGCGTGGTTCGGCGCGGATTTCGCCGAAGCCAACCGGCTGCTGAAAAAACCCGATTCACAAATGGACGACGCGGAGCTGAAACGCGCGGCGGATGCTTACCGTCAGGCGCTGCGGCTTGTCATGTCGGTCACGAAGCCCTCCTCCTATCTGCTGAAGGAACGCGCGGAGCTGGATGCGCGCGTCGATGCCTACCTGCCGCTGCTGGCGGAACAGGGCATCATCAGCCCGCGCATGAAGGACGCGGTGATGGCGGCGCATCCCGAATTCGCAAAACCAAGCCGCGCTCCGCGCGTGACAGAAGAAGCGCGCCAGAAATCGATCGAGGCCTTGCAGGTGAGCCTGCTGCGTGATCTTGGCGTCAAAGACATCTATGCACTCAACCGCCTTGATATCACCGCACGCACGACGATTGACGCGCGCGCGGACGAAGCGGTCACGAAACTGCTGCACAGCCTGTCCGACCCCGAAATCGCGGCGAAGAACGGCCTGACCGGATTCCAGCTGCTGAACCCGGCGCTGGCAGACCAGCTGCGCTATTCCTTCACACTCTACGAAAAACTGCCCGACGGCACGAACGTGCTGCGCGTGCAGGCCGACAATTTCGACGGCGCGCTGAACGTGAACGAAGGCACGAAACTGGAACTGGGCTCGACCGCGAAGCTGCGCACGCTTGTTTCATACCTTGAAGCGATGTCGGAGCTGCATAAGAAATACAGCGGCATGGATGCGGCGGAACTGCAGAAAATCCACGTGCTGCGCGACGACAACCTGTCGCGCTGGGCGATTGATTACATGGCGAACACCGCGACCGACAAATCGCTGAACGCGATGCTGGAGGCGTCGCTGGACCGCATGTATTCCGGCGGCAACGGCGAGCGTTTCTTCACCGGCGGGGGCGTGCATACGTTTGACAACTTTGAATCGTCGGAAAACTACAAGTCGTATAACGTCAAGGACGCGTTCCACCATTCGGTCAACCTGTCCTTCATCCGCATGATGAAAGACATCGTGTATTACACGCAATCACAAAAAATGGATGTCAGCGCGGATATTTTCGACAACCCCGACAATCCGCAGCGCCGCAAGTACCTTGAACAGTTCGTCCATGCCGAAGGCACAACCTTCCTGTGGCGCGCCTGGGGCGAACAAAAGGGCAAATCCCCCGACGAAACCGCAACGCTGCTGGCCGCGAAAACCAAGCGCACCGGCGCGCATCTGGCGGTCGTTTACCGCTCGGTATTCCCCGACGCACCGGTTGAAAAGATGGAAGCCTTTATCCGCAAGGAAGGCACGAATATCGGCGACAACACCAACTTCCAGAAACTGTACGACGATTACGCGCCCGGCAAGTTCGACCTGAACGACCGCGGCTATCTTACCGGCGTGCATCCGCTGGCATTGTGGCTGGGCGAACACCGCGCAAAATCGCCCGACAGCACATGGTCCGAAGCGGTCGCTGCATCCGCCGATGCGCGTATCCTGACTTATAAATGGCTGCTGAAATCCGACAAGATCGAAGCGCAAAATACGCGCATCCGCATCATGCTGGAAAAAGAAGCCTTTGTGCATATCCATGCGACATGGAAAAACCTTGGTTATTCCTTCGATAAAATGGTGCCGTCCTACGCCTCCGCGCTGGGTTCATCGGGCGATACGCCCGCCGCGCTGGCCACGCTGTCCGGCATCATCCAGAACGGCGGCATCCTGAAACCGGCGGAGAAGTTCGAGGAAATCAGCTTTGCTGCGGATACGCCCTATGCGCTCGACTTCCTGCCCAAGCATGCGGCCGGCAAGCGCGTGCTGCCCGAAGAGGTCACCAGGCTCGTTCGCCGCGAAATGAACGGCGTGGTGGAGGAAGGCACGGCCCGCCGCGCCAACAAGTCGGTCGTCCTCAGCGACGGGCGCATCCTGCCCGTCGGCGGCAAGACCGGCACCGGCGACAACCGCCAGCAGACCTTCAGCCGCGGCGGCGGTGTCACGTCGTCGGAGGCGAAAAACCGCACGGCGACGTTTGTGTTCGCAATCGACGACCGTTTCTATGGCACCGTCGTCGCCTATGTCGACGGCCCCGATGCCGGCAAGCATAAATTCACGAGCGCACTTGCCGCATCGGTGTTCAAGGCCGCGATCCCGGGCGTGCGCCCCGTACTGGACAAGGCCTATGGCGTTGATCCCGCCAAGGTCGCCGCCATGCAGCCGCCCGCACCCGTCAAGCAGCCGAAGCCGCCGAAACCCGCCACGCTGTAA
- a CDS encoding glutamine synthetase: MIDPKEFFAENPDVETLEAFIVDVSGILRGKKMPRQNADKLFKGGVRMPRSAFAVDIWGQDVPAAQLIIETGDNDGVCYPVRNSLRMVPWLKNTAQVMLTMKEPDGRPFFGDSRQVLKKIVGLYAKKGWTPVVAAELEFYLLDAQMDERGNPQPPLSPRSGKRSNAAHLFSISEITEFDNVLGGISKACDMQGIPADACISENGPGQYEINLYHVPDALAAADHATLMKRVVRGVARKHGFDATFMAKPYGNEAGNGMHVHFSVIDKNGKNIFAGKDYKGSPALRHALGGLLKHMGDTTAIFAPNFNSYRRFAVGSHAPTAVAWGYDNRTAACRVPAADIDATRIEHRVAGGDTNPYLCIAAILAAAYDGLVNRLDPGKPASGNIYNSKAKRLPNAWETALELFEGSKFIKKYFGENYQRMYLACKLQEQDIIDRQVSSLEYDTYLRDI; this comes from the coding sequence ATGATCGACCCGAAAGAATTCTTTGCCGAAAACCCCGATGTCGAGACGCTCGAAGCGTTTATCGTCGATGTCAGCGGCATCCTGCGCGGCAAGAAAATGCCCCGCCAGAACGCGGATAAACTATTCAAGGGCGGCGTGCGCATGCCGCGTTCCGCTTTCGCGGTCGATATCTGGGGGCAGGACGTTCCAGCGGCGCAGCTGATCATCGAAACGGGCGATAACGACGGTGTTTGCTATCCTGTCCGTAATTCGCTGCGCATGGTGCCGTGGCTGAAAAACACCGCGCAGGTGATGCTGACGATGAAGGAACCCGACGGCCGCCCGTTCTTCGGCGACAGCCGACAGGTGTTGAAAAAAATCGTCGGCCTCTACGCAAAAAAGGGCTGGACGCCCGTGGTGGCGGCGGAGCTGGAATTCTACCTGCTGGATGCGCAGATGGATGAACGCGGCAATCCGCAACCGCCGCTGTCGCCCCGTTCCGGCAAGCGCTCCAACGCCGCGCACCTGTTCAGCATTTCTGAAATCACCGAATTCGACAACGTGCTGGGCGGCATTTCCAAGGCCTGTGACATGCAGGGGATTCCGGCCGATGCATGCATCTCGGAAAACGGGCCCGGCCAGTATGAAATCAACCTGTACCATGTGCCGGACGCGCTGGCCGCCGCCGACCATGCGACGCTGATGAAGCGCGTCGTGCGCGGCGTGGCGCGCAAGCACGGTTTCGATGCGACCTTCATGGCGAAACCCTACGGCAACGAAGCCGGCAACGGCATGCACGTGCATTTCAGCGTGATCGACAAAAACGGCAAAAACATTTTCGCGGGCAAGGATTACAAGGGATCGCCCGCGCTGCGCCATGCGCTGGGCGGCCTTTTGAAACATATGGGCGACACGACCGCGATTTTCGCGCCCAACTTCAACTCCTACCGCCGTTTCGCTGTGGGCAGCCATGCGCCGACGGCGGTGGCATGGGGATACGACAACCGCACGGCGGCCTGCCGCGTGCCCGCCGCCGATATCGACGCCACGCGCATCGAACACCGCGTGGCCGGCGGCGACACCAACCCGTATCTGTGCATCGCCGCGATTTTGGCCGCCGCCTATGACGGACTTGTGAACAGGCTGGATCCCGGCAAGCCGGCCAGCGGCAACATCTATAACTCCAAGGCCAAACGCCTGCCCAACGCATGGGAAACCGCGCTGGAACTGTTCGAAGGATCGAAATTCATCAAAAAATATTTCGGCGAAAATTACCAGCGTATGTACCTTGCCTGCAAATTACAGGAGCAGGACATCATCGACCGCCAGGTCAGCTCTCTCGAATACGACACTTACCTCAGGGATATCTAA
- a CDS encoding FAD-binding oxidoreductase: MQAQPATHTGSYYAASANPQPERPPLQGDVTADVCVIGAGFAGISTALHLAEKGLKVVVLEAVKIAFGASGRNGGQIINGYSRDYDTILGRYGQDTAKALLNMSFEGGDIIRERIQKYNIKCDHKTGSFFAAFTPAQMKFLQRRREVWASAGHDQTEMYDDKKVREVSDTPLYIGGMLDKRGGHIHPMNLVLGQAAALESLGGKIYELSRVTHIDKGAKPVAHTAQGKVTANFIVVCGNAYIGESVPELPHRFMSVSSQIVTTEVLGAELTDKMMPSDFCLEDCNYLLDYYRITGDKRLLFGGGVVYTGAEPSDIIRRLEPHVLKTFPFLKGKKFDFAWSGNFALTLTRMPHIGRLSDTVYFIQGDSGHGVTTTHLLGRLTAEAINQQARRWDVFANMPNYPFPGGRLFRVPLTMMGAWYYGMKEKLGL; the protein is encoded by the coding sequence TTGCAAGCACAACCCGCCACACATACCGGTTCATATTACGCAGCCAGCGCCAACCCGCAGCCCGAACGCCCGCCGCTGCAGGGCGACGTCACTGCCGATGTCTGCGTGATCGGCGCAGGCTTTGCCGGCATTTCGACCGCGTTGCACCTTGCCGAAAAAGGCCTGAAGGTGGTGGTGCTGGAGGCGGTGAAAATCGCGTTCGGAGCATCGGGCCGCAACGGCGGGCAGATCATCAACGGCTATTCCCGCGATTACGACACCATTCTGGGTCGCTACGGTCAGGACACGGCGAAAGCGCTTTTGAACATGAGCTTCGAGGGTGGCGACATCATCCGCGAACGCATACAAAAATATAACATCAAATGCGATCACAAAACCGGCAGCTTCTTCGCCGCCTTCACGCCCGCGCAGATGAAATTCCTGCAACGCCGCCGCGAAGTCTGGGCAAGCGCGGGTCACGACCAGACCGAAATGTACGACGACAAAAAGGTGCGCGAAGTTTCCGACACGCCGCTGTATATCGGCGGCATGCTGGATAAGCGCGGCGGGCATATCCACCCGATGAACCTTGTGCTGGGTCAGGCGGCGGCGCTGGAATCCCTCGGCGGTAAAATTTACGAGCTCAGCCGCGTGACGCATATCGACAAGGGCGCAAAACCCGTCGCCCATACCGCGCAGGGCAAGGTGACCGCGAATTTCATCGTCGTCTGCGGCAACGCCTATATCGGCGAAAGCGTGCCGGAACTGCCGCACCGTTTCATGTCGGTCAGCAGCCAGATTGTGACGACCGAGGTGCTGGGCGCGGAGCTGACGGATAAAATGATGCCGTCCGATTTCTGCCTCGAGGATTGCAATTACCTGCTCGATTACTACCGTATCACGGGCGACAAACGCCTGCTGTTCGGCGGCGGTGTGGTTTATACAGGGGCGGAGCCGTCGGATATCATCCGCCGCCTTGAACCCCACGTCCTCAAGACCTTCCCCTTCCTCAAGGGCAAAAAATTCGATTTCGCGTGGAGCGGCAATTTCGCGCTGACGCTCACCCGTATGCCGCATATCGGGCGTTTGTCGGATACGGTCTATTTCATTCAGGGCGACAGCGGGCACGGGGTGACCACCACCCACCTGCTGGGCCGCCTGACCGCCGAAGCGATCAACCAGCAGGCCCGCCGCTGGGACGTTTTCGCGAATATGCCAAATTACCCCTTCCCCGGCGGCCGCCTGTTCCGCGTGCCGCTGACGATGATGGGGGCGTGGTATTATGGCATGAAGGAAAAATTAGGCCTTTAA